Genomic segment of Arthrobacter antioxidans:
TCAGCCCCGAGGAGGAGCAGCACCTGCTCCGCTACTACGGCCTGATCGCCGCGACGGACGACGACGGCCCGGCAGCCGCGCCGACCGGTGACCGCTCCTCGCGCGCCGACGCCTTCGCCGGTCGCTCCGACCGCTCCGATTCCGTCGAGGGACGCCCCGACGGCTTCGCGGGAGGCTCGGCCGATGACGACGAGGTGTCCATGACGCGCTCCGAGGAGCAGCTCCGCGTGGGCACCGAACTCCGGGAGACGGAGCGCGTGCGCCTCGTCAAGCGCGTGGTCACGGAGGACGTCACCATGACCGTCCAGATCCGTCGCGAGGAGCTCGTCGTGGAGCGCGTGCCGGTCCAGGACGGCGCGCCGCTGTACGACGACGGCGCAGGCACGTTCAGCAAGGCCGAGCGTGAGCGCCTGTACTCGGCCGTGGAGACCGCCTTCAATGGCGACGTGGTCGAGATGGTCCTCTACGAGGAGAAGCCGCGCATCGAGGTGGATGTGGTGCCCATCGAGCGCGTCCGCATCAGCCGCGAGGCACGTACGCACGACGAGGTGGTCTCCGGGCAGGTGCGCAAGGAAGTCATCGAGACGGAGCGCATCGAGCTGTAGGGTCCACCCGCCCTCCCGAATACCGGAAATGACCGCCGAACTGAGCTTTCGGCGGTCATTTCTGCCCTCTCGGCGTTCGTCCTAGTGCTCCCGTGAGGACAGCACGCAGAACTCGTTGCCGTCCGGGTCCGCCAGGACCTCCCACGTGACATCGGGCCCCTGCCCGATGTCGATGCGGTGCGCCCCGAGGGTGATCAGACGCTCGATCTCGGCGTCGCGGTCCTCGCCGGCACGGGGCGCGAAGTCGAGGTGCAGGCGGTTCTTCCCCTGCTTCTCATGCTTCACCGGGACGAACACGAGGCCGGGAGGGACCTGCTCGAAGGCCAGCGTGGGCTCGAGCTCGCGGGCCCACGGTGGTACCACCGCGGCCTCGTCGTCGTCCTCGAAGATCACCTCCCAGCCCAGTGCGGCGGACCACCAGTGCGCCAGGGCACGATGGTCGGTGGATTCGATGACGGTGGAGTACCAGCGAAGAGTCATGCGCTGATTGTGCCGCGATGACAAGGCGTATGCGCCCAAAGCCGGACAGTTCCGGTCCGCATTGCTGTCCGGGTCAGCGGCTGAGGCGGCTCCGGAACAGCAGGTGGACGAAGTAGGGCGCGCCGAGCAGCGCCGTGAGCAGTCCCGCCGGCAACTGCGCCGGGGCGATCGCCGCCCGGCCCACGAGGTCGCCGAGGCAGACGAGGAGTGCCCCCAAGAGCATGGCGGCGGGCAGGATGAGCCGGTGCGACGCACCCACCAGGGCCCGCGCGGCGTGGGGGGCCACGAGACCCACGAAACCGATGACGCCGATGCCCGCGACGGAGGATGCCGTGAGCAGGACCGCGGCCGAGAGCAGCACCAGCCGTGCCCGCGGGACCCGGATGCCGAGCAGGCGCGGCGTGTCCTCGTCGAGGGCCAGGAGGTCCTGCGTCCTGTGGAGCGCCGCGATGACCGGCACGGCCACGAGCAGGGCGACGGCCATGGGCACGAGGTGCTGCAGCGACCGGCCGTAGGTCGAGCCGGACAGCCAGGTCAGGGCCTTGGACTCGTTCCACGGATCGGTGGCGACGATCAGCAGCGTGATGACGGCGGTGGCCGCGGCGGAGACGCCGATGCCGATCAGCACCAGCCGGTCCGTCTGCATCCCGCCGCGGAAGGACAGCCCGAACACGATGAGCGAGACGACCGCGGCACCCACCCCGGCCGCCGCGCTGACACTCCAGAAACCGGCGAGCGGCACGGCCGTGATGACGACGACCGCTCCGACGCCCGCTCCACCGGAGACCCCGAGGATCGCGGGTTCGGCGAGGGGATTCCGCGTGACGGCCTGGATCGCGGTCCCGGCCAGGGCCAGCGACGCGCCGGCGAGCAGGGCCGCGCCGACGCGCGGCGCCCGGGTGTCCAGCACGCTCGAGACCACCGGCCCGGCCTGGCCGGACACCCAGTTGGCGACATCGCCGAGGAGGAGCTTCGCGTCGCCGAGCAGCAGGCCGGCGACGGTCGCCGCGGCGAGCAGCAGCGTCAGGGCCACGAGCACGGTGGTGCTCCGGGCGGCGCCGACGGTGCGCAGCGAGACGGGCGCGGCGTCCCGGGTGGGGCCGTCCGAGCGCATCCGGTGGGCGAGCGCCACGAGGAAGACGGCGCCGAACACCGTCGTGACGACGCCCGTCGGTACCTCGACCGCGCTCTCCGCTCCGATCGCCGCCCGCAGCAGCACGTCCGCGCCGAGCACGAGGAACACGCCCATCAGCGCTGCGGCGGGGATCAGCGCGAGGTGCCGGTGCAAGCCGGCGATGCGGGGCGCGGCGAGGCGCACGACGGCGGGCGCGGCGAGCCCGACGAAACCGATGGGCCCGGCGACGGTGACGGCCGCGGCGGAGAGGAGCACGGCGAGCACGATGGCGAGGACCTGCGTCCCGCGAACGTCGATCCCGAGGACGCGCGCCTGGTCGTCGCCGAGCGTCAGCAGGTCCAGGGACCGTGACTTCACGAGCAGGAGGAGCAGGCTCGCGCCGACCAGCGGGGCGAGCAGCATGACCTTCTCCAGTCCGCTCTGCCCGAGGGAACCGGACCCCCACGCGAACAGGCCGCGGGTCTCCTGCGAGAACAGCAGCAGGAGCGCGCTGGTGAGGGCGCCGAACGCCAGGGCGATGGCCGAACCGGCGAGAACCAGGCGCACGCTCGAGGCCTGTCCGGCTCCGGAGAGCGCAAGGACGAGGGCTGCCGCGGCGAGGCCGCCGATGAACGCCACCCCCACCGCGCCGAGCAGCGGCACCTGCAGGCCGAGCGCCGCGACGGCGACGACGGCGAGGTGGGCGCCCGCGTTCACCGCGAGGGTGTCGGGGGAGGCGAGGGCGTTCCGTGACACGGACTGCATCACTGCGCCGGCCGCGCCCAGGGCAGCGCCGACGAGGATGCCGGCGGCCAGCCGGGGGATGCGGCTCGCGGCGACGACGGCGCCCGTGGTGCCGTCGTCGTTCCCGGCCAGCAGGCCGAGGATGTCCGCGGCGTCGACGCTGGAGGTGCCCTGCGTGAGGTGGACGAGGGCGAGGACCGCGGTGGCCACCGCGAGGAGGCCGCCGGCAAGGGCGAGCCGCGCTCCCGGACGCGGGGCGGGGACCCCGGCGCGTGCGGGAGCGGGCCGGGTGAGGGTTGCCGGCGGCACCGCCGCTACTGTCCGGCCTGCGCGGCCTCGACGGCCGCGTCCACGATCTGTCCCATGGAGCTGGGTCCCCCGAACGTCCACAGGGCGTCGGGGAAGCGCGTCACGTCGCCGGATTCGACGAACGGCAGTCCCTCCCACACGGCGTTGCCCTCGAGCTCGTCCTGGTACGGATCACCGAAGGCGTCGTTGGCCATGTACCAGAACAGGGTGTCCCCGGGCAGGGCGGTGAGGCCCTCGACGTCGGTCTGGCCGAGGCCGTAGGAGGGGTCGCCCTCGACGTCCCAGGCGTCGGTGAGGCCCAGCCGGGCGAAGACGTTCCCGACGAGCGATCCTTCGGTGAACGGGCGGATCGACACGCTGCCGGCGTCGACGTAGGCGTCGGAGAACGCGACCGGGGCGCCCGCGGCGCCCGCCGCCTCGATGGCTGCCTTGCCGTCGGTGATCTTCGCCTCGAGGCCGGACCGGAGGTCCGCGGCCTGGTCCTCGGTGCCCGTGAGCGTGGCGATCAGGTCGAGGTTCTCGTACATCTGGCCGAGGTTGTCGGTCGCGTCACCACCGGGGACGACGACGACGGGCACGGTCTGCTCGATCTGCTCGATCGCACCCTCGACGAGCTGGTCGGTGACGATGACGACGTCGGGCGTGAGGGACACGAGGGTGTCGATGCTGGGCTCGCCCCGCACGCCGACGTCGGTGACGGAACCGTCGAGCGGCTCGGCGCTGACCCACTGGGCGTAGCCCTCCACGTCCGCGGCGCCCACCGGCATCACGCCGAGGGCCACGAGGTTCTCGACGGCGTTCCACTCGGTGGCCACCACGCGGTCGGCGGGTCCGTCCAGGGTGACCTCCTGGCCGCGGGCGTCGGTGACGGTGATGCGCTCGCCGGCCGCAGTTTCTTCGGGCGAGGAGCTGCCGGCGGCTTCCTCCGTGGTGCCGCACGCGGTCAGGGAGAGCAGGGCCACCGCGGCGAGGGCAGCGAGGATCTTCGGGTGTGTCATCGGCTTCGTTTCTGTTCGTGCGCGGACGGCGCGGGGGGATGGAGCGGATCAGGGGGTGGGGACGGCCGCGCGGGGTGCGTTGTGGCGCCCGACGGCGCGGGTGTGGACGGTGCCGTCCGTGACGGTCACGTCGACGCGGACGCCGTAGGCGCGGGACAGGTTCTCGGCGGTCAGGACCTCCAGGGGGGCGCCCTGGGCCATGATGGTGCCGTCCTCCAGCAGGACCACGTGGTCGGCGATGGCGGCGGCCTGGTCGAGGTCGTGCAGGACCACGCCGACGGTCACGCTGTGGTGAGTGGCGAGGTCGCGGACGACGTCGAGGATCTCCACCTGGTAGCGGAGGTCGAGGTAGGTGGTGGGTTCGTCGAGCAGCAGCACGCCGGTGTTCTGCGCCAGGCAGCCGGCGAGCCAGACGC
This window contains:
- a CDS encoding YsnF/AvaK domain-containing protein, with protein sequence MMITLEQMKDAMNAGANVLSEDGAVLGPMGQLYVDDATGDPSWVTVATHTAGNPESFAPLRDATLDGQDVRLPYPHGTVYESPKMSQDGHLSPEEEQHLLRYYGLIAATDDDGPAAAPTGDRSSRADAFAGRSDRSDSVEGRPDGFAGGSADDDEVSMTRSEEQLRVGTELRETERVRLVKRVVTEDVTMTVQIRREELVVERVPVQDGAPLYDDGAGTFSKAERERLYSAVETAFNGDVVEMVLYEEKPRIEVDVVPIERVRISREARTHDEVVSGQVRKEVIETERIEL
- a CDS encoding VOC family protein; the protein is MTLRWYSTVIESTDHRALAHWWSAALGWEVIFEDDDEAAVVPPWARELEPTLAFEQVPPGLVFVPVKHEKQGKNRLHLDFAPRAGEDRDAEIERLITLGAHRIDIGQGPDVTWEVLADPDGNEFCVLSSREH
- a CDS encoding iron ABC transporter permease is translated as MPPATLTRPAPARAGVPAPRPGARLALAGGLLAVATAVLALVHLTQGTSSVDAADILGLLAGNDDGTTGAVVAASRIPRLAAGILVGAALGAAGAVMQSVSRNALASPDTLAVNAGAHLAVVAVAALGLQVPLLGAVGVAFIGGLAAAALVLALSGAGQASSVRLVLAGSAIALAFGALTSALLLLFSQETRGLFAWGSGSLGQSGLEKVMLLAPLVGASLLLLLVKSRSLDLLTLGDDQARVLGIDVRGTQVLAIVLAVLLSAAAVTVAGPIGFVGLAAPAVVRLAAPRIAGLHRHLALIPAAALMGVFLVLGADVLLRAAIGAESAVEVPTGVVTTVFGAVFLVALAHRMRSDGPTRDAAPVSLRTVGAARSTTVLVALTLLLAAATVAGLLLGDAKLLLGDVANWVSGQAGPVVSSVLDTRAPRVGAALLAGASLALAGTAIQAVTRNPLAEPAILGVSGGAGVGAVVVITAVPLAGFWSVSAAAGVGAAVVSLIVFGLSFRGGMQTDRLVLIGIGVSAAATAVITLLIVATDPWNESKALTWLSGSTYGRSLQHLVPMAVALLVAVPVIAALHRTQDLLALDEDTPRLLGIRVPRARLVLLSAAVLLTASSVAGIGVIGFVGLVAPHAARALVGASHRLILPAAMLLGALLVCLGDLVGRAAIAPAQLPAGLLTALLGAPYFVHLLFRSRLSR
- a CDS encoding ABC transporter substrate-binding protein yields the protein MTHPKILAALAAVALLSLTACGTTEEAAGSSSPEETAAGERITVTDARGQEVTLDGPADRVVATEWNAVENLVALGVMPVGAADVEGYAQWVSAEPLDGSVTDVGVRGEPSIDTLVSLTPDVVIVTDQLVEGAIEQIEQTVPVVVVPGGDATDNLGQMYENLDLIATLTGTEDQAADLRSGLEAKITDGKAAIEAAGAAGAPVAFSDAYVDAGSVSIRPFTEGSLVGNVFARLGLTDAWDVEGDPSYGLGQTDVEGLTALPGDTLFWYMANDAFGDPYQDELEGNAVWEGLPFVESGDVTRFPDALWTFGGPSSMGQIVDAAVEAAQAGQ